DNA from Sphingomonas psychrotolerans:
TTTCCTTATAGGGTCGCGCATTACGCGCGAGAATGGCATGGATACGCGGATCGCAGACTTGATCGCGACCTATCTATGATTTGAGTGTGACATCCGCGTTGCGACACTGTTTTATTTGCGAATTTAACTTCGTCCTATGCGAAGACATTATTGTACGTAATCGCGTAGATTTTGTCTATTCTGGTGCATGACCGTTTAATACTGAGACGATCTTGTGCGATATTGTCGCGTGAGCCAGTGTCCCCGACGCCGAAAAATAGCCGGCGGCAATGCGCGTGGCACGACCGCGGTGCGACTCGGATGGGTGACAGGCTTGCCCGCCCCGGGCGCGAAGCCGTGTTCCCGTCGGTATGCAAGATGCGCCCGAAGACCCCGTGAATCCCCTAGCTGAGCGAATCGCGAGACCCGGCATGTCACACTAGCGTCCCAGATCGGTGGTCTAAGCGAGCAGTGCCCCGCCTCAATGCGAGTGTTCATGCCTGGTCCCAACCGGATCAATTTCCTGAGCCTCTTCTGCTCGTGTGTCGGCCATGCCGTCATATTGGGCGGCATCATCTATGGTCTGTCCGACCATCGCCCCGAAAAACCGGGGTTGCGGGAGGCGCGGACTTCGCTGGTCGTCGAGCTGCTCCCGCTGCCCCCCGACGAGGGCGCACCGCGTAACGCAGTCGAAAGCGCGCATCCGATGAAGCTCGTGCCGGCCGTTTCGGCGGGCGGGCGTCGCCCGGCACAGCCCCAGCTCCCTGTCCTTTCCGCGGCCCCCCCTTCCACATCGGCTGGCGACGCGGCCGTTGCGGTCTCGAGCGAAACGGAGGCGCATCGCGGGGCAGTGAGTGCAGCCGATTTCAGCGACTATCAGCGGCGGCTCTACCAAGCGGTGGCGGCGCGCAGTCGCTACCCGGCCGAGGCGCGGCGTCTTAGCCTTTCCGGCGTCACGCGACTCGCGTTCAAGATCGATCGCATGGGCAAGGTCCTCGACAGCTGGATTCAGGAGAGTTCGGGCTCGGAACTGCTCGACGATGCGGCGCTCGACACGCTCGAGCGGGCGCAGCCGCTGCCGCCTATTCCCGCCGGTCTGCCGTCGCGGATGGATTTCGTGATCGAGATCGATCTCTCGGTCATGCAGCAATCCGCAAGCTGGCCGGCGGGTCAGTGACCGGATCCGAAGCGCGCATCCGCACCGGGGCCGATCGGAGTGCGGCGGTGAATTCCAGTCCGCGCGACGTCCTGATCGGGTTGCTCGTCTCGACCTATCCCGACCTCAAGAAGCGGCTTACCAGCCGGCTGGGATCCGCGGAGGCCGCCAGCGAGGCGCTGCAGGACACGTATGTCCGCCTGCAACGCACCGAAATTCAGGGCGAACTGCGCAATCCGCGCTCCTACCTGATCAGCATGGCGCTCAACATCGCGAGCAATCGCCGGCGGTCGGAGGCGCGGCATCTGTCCGCGGCGGACGTGGAGGAACTTCTCGAGCTTGCCGACGATGATCCCGGGCCGCAGCGCATCGCGGAGGCGCGCTCCGAACTGGCCGCGGTGGAACGGGCGTTGGAGGCGTTGCCGTCCCGCCGTCGCGCAATGTTCCGCTGCTTCTGGGTGGAGAATGCCGACTACGAGAGAATAGCCTTGGATTTCAACGTGTCGGAGAGAACCGTTCGGAACGAGCTGCTGCTTGCGACGCGCTATCTACATGCGGCAACGGAAGAAACTTTCGTCGCCGGGTTGCAAAAACGCCTCGCTCAAGTGTCCCCTCAATAAGGAATGCGCGATGAACAGGCACACCGCGCTCCTCCTGGAGCTATTGGACGGCCATTGAGAATGACGCAAAGGAGCGGCTGGACGGATTCCGAGCTCGCGCGCATGCGCCTCGAGGGCCTGGATCACCTCAATCGCCTCCGCTCTGGAGAGGCGACTGACCGCGACGCCGCCGCGTTCATTGCGTGGCGCGGCCAGAGCCTCGCGCATGAAGAGGCTTTCCGTGCGGCATTACGCCTGCGCGAGCTCGTGCGTACCGTCGAGACGCAACCGATGGACGCGGATGCGGACGTCATCGCCTTCGCATTGCCGGTGCGGCGGCATCTCACCCGGCGCTATTTCCTTGGCGGCGCAATCGCGGCGTCGGCGGCGGGTACCGCGTTCCTGTTCGGGCGGACCCTTGATCTGCTGCCCAGCCCGGCGGAAGCGATGGCGGATTATCGCACCGGTCCCGGCCAGCGTCGGGTCGTACAGCTGGCGGGCGGTGCGAGCGTCGACCTCAACACGCGGACCAGCATCGGCATGCAGGCCGGTCTAGGCATGCCGGCGATCGCGCTGATCTCGGGTGAGGCCGTGCTGTCAAGCGGCAGGGCAGAGCGCGCCGCGCTCGTGGCGGGCGATGGCGTCAGCGTCGTCCGCGGCGGCCGCTTCAATGCGCGGCGCGACGGCGGCGAGGTCTGCATCACCTGTCTCGAAGGCGCGGTCGAAGTCGCGTGGGCGGGGGAGAGGCGTGCGCTTCGTGCGGCCGCCGAGGTTCGTTACGACGGGTCGGGAATCGGGCCGGTCAAGCCGGGAGCCGATGCAGCGGTGCTCACCGCGTGGCAGACCGGAACGCTGATCTTTCGCAACATGCCGATGCATCAGGTGGTGGCCGAGATTAATCGCTATCGCCGGGGAAGGGTGTTCCTCGCCAATTCCGATCTGGCCACGCGCTCGCTGAGCGGAACCTATTATGTCGATCGACTCGACGATTTCTTCAGCCAGGCGGAATTGGCGCTTGGGATCAATGTGGCGCGTCTGCCCGGTAATGTCGTCGTATTGAGTTGAAGTCATCCGATGTGCATCTTGGTAATAGACGAACGTCATTGAATTGTAATAAAAATTTCCTGCCAGAATGCTTTGTTCGAGGTGTCCTTCAGTTGGGATCACTGCCGGGGGAAGCACCAATGCTTGCGAGTCGGGCCGAGCATGAAGAGCGCCTGCGGGATTGCGGAGCCGACGCCGACGGGACCGGGCAACGCGCTGCCGTTGGTCTGAAGGAAGCCCAGAGCGGACTGCCTTTGCTCGATCGCTGTGCTTCCGCGCTCGATCTTCGCGGCTGGCTCCTCAAATATGCGCGAAACCTCGGCTTTTACGGCGCGCGCTATATCCAGCTCGGCCGGCCTTGCTGGGGCCTCGAGGAAAGCGAGCCGGGATGCGCGATCCGCTATCTCTCCACGTCGAGCCATGCCGATCGGGAGGACGAACAGTGGATCGCCAGCGATCCGGCGATCGGGCGGATCCGCGGCGCCTATGTGCCCTTCTCCTGGTCGACGCGAATCAGCGCGTCGCTCACCGCCAGCCAGCGCGGCTGGCTCGACGGCGAGCGCGCCCGTGGAGTCGATGCCGGGCTCGTCATCCCGGTCCAGGACAGCGCGGGTTGCCCCGCTTATCTGAGCCTATTCGGGTTCGACGAGTCGTCGATCCAGCGATTGATCGAGAAAAATGCGCCAGAAATGGCATTCCTCGCGGGGCAGTTTCACGCGCTCGCAAAGAAGCTCGTGCCGATCGCCGAATGGGTCGGGCGGGCGCCACGACTGTCCAATCGCGAGCTCGAATGCCTCAAGCTCGCGGCGCTGGGACAGACCGTCGACGAGAGCGGGCGGACCTTGGGCATTTCGGGACGTACGGTCGAGTTCCACCTGCGCAATGCGCTGGAAAAGCTGGGTGCGTCGAGCAAGTTGCGCGCCGTAGTGCTGGCGTTTGGCGCGGGGGCTGCAGTCGCGATCTAGTGGCCGGATCCGTTGCGCGCTGCCCTCGCTAGACGAGCCGGCGCTCGGCGAGCGCCGCTTCGACGACCACCACGTCGGACGGATTGTTGACTTCCCACAACCCGCCGGGCGGATCGGATATCTCGACCATCCGCACCGCGAGGCCGCAATGGAGGAAGCGAAGCTGCTCCAGCCCCTCGACCCGTTCGAGCGGAGAAGGCGGCGTTCGCATATATTCGGCGAGCGCGGCGCGCGTATAGGCGTAGACGCCGAGATGGAAATAGATCGGCGCATCCCGGCAGCGCTCGGGTATGTGCGGGATCACGCGCTTGGAGAAATAGAGCGCATCGCCCGCGCCGTCGAACACGACCGTCGTCCCCCCCGCGCGGCCGAGCCTGGCTTCCGCAGTCAGCCGGTCGACCTGGAGGGGCGAGCAGCGGATCATCGGCGTCGCGACCGATATGCGCGGCTCTGCCGCCAGCGTGTCGACTAGCAACTCGACCGCCGGCGGGGGCGTCAAGGGCGAGTCGCCCTGGAAGTTCACGATGATGTCGGCGTGGATCCCCGCCTCGCACACCGCTGCCCAGCAGCGCTCGGTGCCGTTGGCGCAATCGGCGGGCGTCCGCACCACCTGCGCGCCGAAGCCGCGCGCGACTTCGGCGATGCGATCATCGTCGGTCGCGATCCAGACCTCGGCGACACCGCCGACGGCACGCGCTGCTTCCCAGCTGCGCTGGAGCAGGGTTTTGGCAGCTCCCTCGGCGCCCAGCAGCGGCACCAGCGGCTTGCCCGGGAAGCGCGACGAGGCGAAGCGGGCAGGGATGATGATCGCCGCCTCCGCAGGTCGGGGCGCGACTCCGGTTCCGCCGACGAGCTTGAGCATCAACCGATCCCGAGCCGCAGCAGATCGTGAATATGGACCAATCCGCGAACTCGGCCGCCCAGCGCGTCGTTGACGACGAAAACCGCGGTGATCCGCGCCTCCGACATGATGGTCAGCGCATCGCGCGCCATCGCGCCGCCGACGAGCGTCCGCGGCCGCCTGGTCATGACCTGCTCGGCCGAGCGCGATCCGAGATCCAAGCCGCAGCGGCGAATGTCACCGTCGGTGATCACCCCGAGCAGTCGTTGATGCGTGTCGACCACGCCGGCAATGCCGAGATTCCTCGCGCTGATCAGGTCGAGAATGTCGCCCATCGGCGTTTCGGGAGGCGCCAGCGGCAGTTCGTCGCCCCGATGCATGAAGTTCTCGACCGCGACCAGATCGAGCCCGAGCCGACCGCCCGGGTGCAGCGCGAGAAGGTCGGCTGCCTTGGCCCCGCGCAGCTGCATCATCGTCACTGCAAGCGCGTCGCCCAGTGCCAGCATCATCGCCGTCGAAGTGGTGGGCGACCGGCCGTAAGGACAGGCCTCGGGGTTCGGGGGGAGCAGCAGATTGATCGTCGCATTGCGCGCCACCGGCGCATCGGGGCTCGAAGTGATCGCAATGATCGGCAAGGCGAGCGTCTCCGCCCGGCGCATGATCACGCCGAATTCGCGTGTGTCGCCCGAATTGGAAAGGATGACGAGCGTGTCTCCTGCGACCAGCGTTCCCAGTTCGCCATGGACGGCGTCGCCGGCGTGCAGGAAGATACCCGGCGTTCCGGTCGACGCGAAGGTTGCCGCGATCTTGCGGGCAATCTGGCCCGATTTGCCGAGGCCGCACAGGATGATGCGGCCGGGCGTGGTCATCAGCAAGGCGACCGCATCGGCAAAGTCCGCACCAAGCTCGTGCGCGAGCGCCCACAAGGCCTCGGCCTCGATCGCGATGGCCCTTCGTCCCATCGCGATGATCGTGCCGCCATCCACGGCTCCGTCGACGACCGCGTCCATTCCGCGACTTGGGCTCCTTTCCGCCGTGGAGACGGCGCTGCATCCTAGCTAATGGAGGCCATATGGCGCGGCGCTGGGGGAAACCACAGGTCGCGGCTCAATCGCCGACGGTGCGCTTTCCTTTCAACGCGACGAGCAGCGGCTGCGCGATTCCCTCGGGCGGAGCGGACACCCTCCTGCCGGCGAGAACCTCGGCGACGAGACGGTCCGCGCGCGCGTCGCCGCTGCTCCGATCGATGCGGATCCGCTCGATCGCGCCGCCGGCGATGCGGATCGAGGCACGCATGTCGAACGTCAGCCGATGGGTGCGCCGGTCGTCGCGAAGATAAGCGTGGAGCTCGTTCGCAAGCCGGCCGTAAAATTCCAGGCGCTGGATCGCCGTGGGGCGTGGGGTTGCGATCCGTTCC
Protein-coding regions in this window:
- a CDS encoding energy transducer TonB, giving the protein MPGPNRINFLSLFCSCVGHAVILGGIIYGLSDHRPEKPGLREARTSLVVELLPLPPDEGAPRNAVESAHPMKLVPAVSAGGRRPAQPQLPVLSAAPPSTSAGDAAVAVSSETEAHRGAVSAADFSDYQRRLYQAVAARSRYPAEARRLSLSGVTRLAFKIDRMGKVLDSWIQESSGSELLDDAALDTLERAQPLPPIPAGLPSRMDFVIEIDLSVMQQSASWPAGQ
- a CDS encoding helix-turn-helix transcriptional regulator, translated to MLASRAEHEERLRDCGADADGTGQRAAVGLKEAQSGLPLLDRCASALDLRGWLLKYARNLGFYGARYIQLGRPCWGLEESEPGCAIRYLSTSSHADREDEQWIASDPAIGRIRGAYVPFSWSTRISASLTASQRGWLDGERARGVDAGLVIPVQDSAGCPAYLSLFGFDESSIQRLIEKNAPEMAFLAGQFHALAKKLVPIAEWVGRAPRLSNRELECLKLAALGQTVDESGRTLGISGRTVEFHLRNALEKLGASSKLRAVVLAFGAGAAVAI
- a CDS encoding RNA polymerase sigma factor; protein product: MTGSEARIRTGADRSAAVNSSPRDVLIGLLVSTYPDLKKRLTSRLGSAEAASEALQDTYVRLQRTEIQGELRNPRSYLISMALNIASNRRRSEARHLSAADVEELLELADDDPGPQRIAEARSELAAVERALEALPSRRRAMFRCFWVENADYERIALDFNVSERTVRNELLLATRYLHAATEETFVAGLQKRLAQVSPQ
- a CDS encoding 3-deoxy-manno-octulosonate cytidylyltransferase; the protein is MLKLVGGTGVAPRPAEAAIIIPARFASSRFPGKPLVPLLGAEGAAKTLLQRSWEAARAVGGVAEVWIATDDDRIAEVARGFGAQVVRTPADCANGTERCWAAVCEAGIHADIIVNFQGDSPLTPPPAVELLVDTLAAEPRISVATPMIRCSPLQVDRLTAEARLGRAGGTTVVFDGAGDALYFSKRVIPHIPERCRDAPIYFHLGVYAYTRAALAEYMRTPPSPLERVEGLEQLRFLHCGLAVRMVEISDPPGGLWEVNNPSDVVVVEAALAERRLV
- a CDS encoding FecR family protein, giving the protein MTQRSGWTDSELARMRLEGLDHLNRLRSGEATDRDAAAFIAWRGQSLAHEEAFRAALRLRELVRTVETQPMDADADVIAFALPVRRHLTRRYFLGGAIAASAAGTAFLFGRTLDLLPSPAEAMADYRTGPGQRRVVQLAGGASVDLNTRTSIGMQAGLGMPAIALISGEAVLSSGRAERAALVAGDGVSVVRGGRFNARRDGGEVCITCLEGAVEVAWAGERRALRAAAEVRYDGSGIGPVKPGADAAVLTAWQTGTLIFRNMPMHQVVAEINRYRRGRVFLANSDLATRSLSGTYYVDRLDDFFSQAELALGINVARLPGNVVVLS
- a CDS encoding KpsF/GutQ family sugar-phosphate isomerase: MDAVVDGAVDGGTIIAMGRRAIAIEAEALWALAHELGADFADAVALLMTTPGRIILCGLGKSGQIARKIAATFASTGTPGIFLHAGDAVHGELGTLVAGDTLVILSNSGDTREFGVIMRRAETLALPIIAITSSPDAPVARNATINLLLPPNPEACPYGRSPTTSTAMMLALGDALAVTMMQLRGAKAADLLALHPGGRLGLDLVAVENFMHRGDELPLAPPETPMGDILDLISARNLGIAGVVDTHQRLLGVITDGDIRRCGLDLGSRSAEQVMTRRPRTLVGGAMARDALTIMSEARITAVFVVNDALGGRVRGLVHIHDLLRLGIG